The following are from one region of the Myotis daubentonii chromosome 2, mMyoDau2.1, whole genome shotgun sequence genome:
- the KRT18 gene encoding keratin, type I cytoskeletal 18, producing the protein MSFSTRSSFSSNYRTLGSVQAPSYRVRPTSSAASVYAGAGGSGSRISVSHSTSVRSGWGAGGLAAGMAGGLAGIGGIQSEKETMQCLNDRLASYLERVRSLEADNRRLEIKIREHLEKKGPQVRDWGHYFKTIEDLRAQIFASSVDNARIVLQIDNARLAADDFRVKYETELAMRQSVESDINGLRKVIDDTNITRLQLETEIEALKEELIFMRKNHEEEVNGLQNQIANSGLTVELDAPKSQDLSKIMADIRAQYDELARKNREELDKYWSQQIEESTTVVTSQSVEVRNAETTLTELRRTVQSLEIDLESMKNLRASLENSLREVETRYAMQMEQLNGILLHLESELTQARAEGQRQTQEYETLLNIKVKLESEIATYRRLLEEGEDFSLSDALDGSLSMQSIQKTTTRRIVDGKVVSEVNDTKVLRR; encoded by the exons ATGAGCTTCAGCACCCGCTCCAGCTTCTCCTCCAACTACCGGACCCTGGGCTCCGTGCAGGCGCCCAGCTACCGGGTCCGGCCGACCAGCAGCGCGGCCAGCGTCTATGCAGGTGCGGGGGGCTCAGGCTCCCGGATCTCCGTGTCCCACTCCACCAGTGTGCGGagtggctggggggccgggggcctggcTGCGGGGATGGCCGGGGGTCTGGCGGGCATAGGAGGCATCCAGAGCGAGAAGGAGACGATGCAATGCCTGAATGACCGCCTGGCCTCCTACCTGGAGAGGGTGAGAAGCCTGGAGGCTGATAATCGGAGACTGGAGATCAAAATCCGGGAACACCTGGAGAAGAAGGGGCCCCAGGTCAGAGACTGGGGGCATTATTTCAAGACCATCGAGGACCTGAGGGCTCAG ATCTTTGCAAGTTCTGTGGACAATGCCCGCATCGTTCTACAGATTGACAATGCCCGTCTTGCTGCTGATGACTTCAGAGTCAA GTATGAGACAGAGCTGGCCATGCGCCAGTCTGTGGAGAGTGACATCAATGGGCTCCGAAAGGTCATTGATGACACCAATATCACTCGGCTGCAGCTGGAGACAGAGATCGAGGCGCTCAAGGAGGAGTTGATCTTCATGAGGAAGAACCACGAGGAG gAAGTAAATGGTCTACAAAACCAGATTGCCAACTCTGGCTTGACTGTGGAGTTAGATGCCCCCAAATCTCAGGACCTCAGCAAGATCATGGCAGACATCCGGGCCCAGTATGACGAGCTGGCTCGGAAGAACAGAGAGGAGCTAGACAAGTACTGGTCCCAACAG ATTGAAGAGAGCACTACAGTAGTCACCTCGCAGTCCGTTGAGGTACGAAATGCTGAGACAACGCTCACGGAGCTGAGACGTACGGTCCAGTCCTTGGAGATCGACCTGGAATCCATGAAAAACCTG AGGGCCAGCTTGGAGAACAGCCTGCGGGAGGTGGAGACGCGCTATGCCATGCAGATGGAGCAGCTCAACGGGATCCTACTGCACCTGGAGTCAGAGCTGACCCAGGCCCGGGCTGAGGGGCAGCGCCAGACACAGGAGTATGAGACCCTGCTGAACATCAAGGTCAAGCTGGAGTCTGAGATCGCCACCTACCGCCGCCTGCTGGAAGAAGGAGAGGACTTCAG CCTTAGTGATGCCCTGGACGGCAGCCTCTCCATGCAATCCATCCAAAAGACCACCACTCGCAGGATTGTGGACGGCAAAGTAGTGTCCGAGGTCAACGACACCAAAGTTCTAAGACGTTAA